The Solirubrobacterales bacterium genome includes a region encoding these proteins:
- a CDS encoding SDR family NAD(P)-dependent oxidoreductase gives MRIKDASALVAGGASGLGAATVRALHEAGAGVLIADLNADKGEALAAELGERASFVAANVMEPEPVQAAVEAAAKAHGGLRISVCCAGIGWAQRTAGKQGPHDLEIFHNVLKVNLIGTFNVLRLAAAAMVNNDPDSGGERGVCVNTASIAAFDGQIGQVAYAASKGGIVGLTLPAARDLAGRGVRVVTIAPGTFDTPLLAALPEEARTELGAQIPFPNRLGEPEEFAALARHVVENPMLNGETIRLDGALRMPPR, from the coding sequence ATGAGGATCAAGGATGCGAGCGCCCTGGTCGCCGGTGGGGCGTCCGGGCTGGGGGCCGCCACCGTCCGGGCGCTGCACGAGGCCGGCGCGGGCGTGCTGATCGCCGATCTGAACGCCGACAAGGGCGAGGCGCTGGCCGCCGAGCTCGGCGAGCGGGCCAGCTTCGTGGCGGCGAACGTGATGGAGCCCGAGCCAGTACAGGCGGCGGTGGAGGCAGCTGCGAAGGCCCACGGCGGGCTGCGGATCTCGGTCTGCTGCGCGGGGATCGGCTGGGCGCAGCGGACGGCGGGCAAGCAGGGCCCGCACGACCTGGAGATCTTCCACAACGTGCTCAAGGTCAACCTGATCGGAACCTTCAACGTGCTGCGGCTCGCGGCCGCGGCGATGGTGAACAACGATCCGGACTCCGGCGGTGAGCGCGGCGTTTGCGTGAACACCGCCTCGATCGCCGCCTTCGACGGCCAGATCGGCCAGGTGGCCTACGCGGCCTCCAAGGGGGGCATCGTCGGCCTCACCCTGCCGGCCGCCCGCGACCTGGCCGGTCGAGGGGTGCGTGTGGTGACGATCGCCCCCGGGACCTTCGACACGCCCCTCCTGGCGGCGCTGCCCGAGGAGGCGCGCACCGAGCTCGGCGCCCAGATCCCCTTCCCGAACCGCCTCGGCGAGCCGGAGGAGTTCGCGGCCCTGGCCCGCCACGTCGTCGAGAACCCGATGCTGAACGGCGAGACGATCCGCCTCGACGGCGCCCTGCGGATGCCGCCGCGCTAG
- a CDS encoding YihY/virulence factor BrkB family protein, which translates to MTPAARDPAARRFSGVARSWSRGIEVSRETRPAPYLRAFWDRAYQENITGLAGMVAYNLFLALFPFALLVLFIFGRVIQSPSVEESVINDLQRLFPAVELNTLRNTLAHIRDSSTTIGVAAAVGAIWIGTSFWGAMDTAFCRIYHVQCRGWLEQKRFALGMLLVVMLFLAASVVVPTLEGALVSSAGDLPFGLSRIHGLASAVLLLAALAGTFLLCCVIYYLVPKGHVPWHGVWPGALFVTVTTGIANAVYPFYLAQVSSVGEVGGTIGFVLIAMVWFYLVSLGLMAGGVINALRYELRDTGELRTPSSSSADAD; encoded by the coding sequence ATGACGCCGGCGGCCCGCGACCCGGCAGCGCGGCGTTTCAGCGGCGTAGCGCGGTCCTGGTCGCGCGGGATCGAGGTATCGCGCGAGACGCGGCCCGCCCCCTACCTGCGGGCCTTCTGGGACCGCGCCTACCAGGAGAACATCACCGGGCTGGCGGGCATGGTCGCCTACAACCTGTTCCTGGCGCTTTTCCCGTTCGCGCTCCTGGTCCTGTTCATCTTCGGGCGCGTGATCCAGAGCCCCAGCGTCGAGGAGAGCGTTATCAACGACCTTCAGCGCCTGTTCCCCGCCGTCGAGCTGAACACCCTGAGGAACACGCTGGCGCACATCCGCGACAGCTCCACGACGATCGGCGTGGCGGCGGCGGTCGGCGCAATCTGGATCGGCACCTCATTCTGGGGCGCGATGGACACCGCTTTTTGCCGGATCTACCACGTCCAGTGCCGAGGCTGGCTGGAGCAGAAGCGCTTCGCCCTCGGGATGCTGCTCGTGGTCATGCTGTTCCTCGCGGCCAGCGTGGTCGTGCCCACCCTCGAGGGCGCGCTGGTCTCGAGCGCCGGAGACCTTCCCTTCGGCCTTTCCCGAATCCATGGCCTCGCCAGCGCGGTGCTCCTGTTGGCGGCCCTGGCCGGGACGTTCCTGCTCTGCTGCGTCATCTACTACCTGGTGCCCAAGGGACACGTGCCATGGCACGGAGTGTGGCCCGGTGCCCTGTTCGTCACCGTGACCACGGGCATTGCGAACGCCGTCTATCCCTTCTATCTGGCGCAGGTCTCCAGCGTCGGGGAGGTCGGCGGGACGATCGGCTTCGTCCTCATCGCGATGGTCTGGTTCTACCTGGTCAGCCTCGGCCTGATGGCGGGAGGCGTGATCAACGCCCTCCGCTACGAGCTCCGCGACACCGGCGAGCTGCGAACGCCGTCATCGTCATCCGCCGACGCTGACTAG
- the glpX gene encoding class II fructose-bisphosphatase, translating into MAVEADQPGVISHDVRSGTRPDRNLALELVRVTEAAALAAARWVGRGEKEAADQAAVDAMRLMLDTVPMDGMVVIGEGEKDEAPMLYNGERIGDGSPPEVDIAVDPLEGTRLTAQGQPSALAVIALSERGTMFDPGPCVYMEKIAGGPKIADCLSLTDPLADVVRRVAERRGVEVGDVTVIMLDRPRHEETVTEVREAGGRIRFIGDGDVAAALLAVTQGTGVDLLWGIGGTPEGVLSAGAIKCLGGQLLGRLWPRDDAERQAAIDAGYDLDEVLDVDRLVGGSNAFFAATGVTDGDLLQGVRYLGDGHATTESLVMRSRSGTVRTVQARHDRPKLREVTGGRYG; encoded by the coding sequence GTGGCCGTTGAGGCCGACCAACCGGGCGTCATCTCGCACGACGTCCGCTCGGGCACCAGGCCGGATCGCAATCTCGCGCTGGAGCTCGTCCGAGTCACGGAGGCCGCGGCGCTCGCTGCGGCCCGCTGGGTCGGCCGGGGCGAGAAGGAGGCGGCCGACCAGGCGGCCGTCGACGCGATGCGGCTGATGCTCGACACGGTGCCGATGGACGGCATGGTCGTGATCGGCGAGGGCGAGAAGGACGAGGCGCCGATGCTCTACAACGGCGAGCGGATCGGCGACGGCAGTCCGCCGGAGGTCGACATCGCGGTCGACCCGCTCGAGGGCACGCGGCTGACCGCCCAGGGCCAGCCGTCAGCGCTCGCCGTGATCGCGCTTTCGGAGCGCGGCACGATGTTCGACCCCGGCCCCTGCGTGTACATGGAGAAGATCGCCGGCGGCCCCAAGATCGCGGACTGCTTGAGCCTGACCGACCCGCTCGCGGACGTCGTCCGGCGGGTCGCCGAGCGCAGGGGCGTCGAGGTCGGCGACGTCACCGTGATCATGCTCGATCGTCCCCGCCACGAGGAGACCGTGACGGAGGTCCGGGAGGCCGGCGGGCGGATCCGGTTCATCGGCGACGGGGACGTCGCAGCTGCCCTGCTCGCGGTGACCCAGGGAACCGGGGTGGACCTGCTGTGGGGGATCGGCGGCACGCCGGAGGGCGTGCTCTCAGCCGGAGCCATCAAGTGCCTGGGCGGTCAGCTCTTGGGCCGGCTGTGGCCCCGGGACGACGCCGAGCGCCAGGCAGCCATCGACGCGGGATACGACCTCGACGAGGTGCTGGACGTCGACCGGCTGGTGGGCGGGAGCAACGCTTTCTTCGCCGCTACGGGGGTGACCGACGGCGACCTGCTCCAGGGTGTTCGCTACCTGGGCGACGGCCATGCGACCACGGAGTCGCTGGTGATGCGCTCTCGCTCCGGCACCGTGCGCACCGTGCAAGCCCGGCACGACCGCCCAAAGCTCCGAGAGGTCACGGGCGGACGCTACGGATAG
- a CDS encoding ergothioneine biosynthesis protein EgtB has translation MAEARQRTLWLVDPLSDEQLNNVYAPILSPLAWDLGHIANFEELWLVETVGRQEPLHGELGRLYNAIENPRATRGKLPILRGDKLRVYLSEVRERALDVLARVDLDSIEDPLVAGGFVYEMLIAHEHQHNETMLQLIQLVEGYEPGQIERPPPADSEGPEMVLVEGGGVEIGAAESGFAYDNERPRHVVEVEPFWIDRTPVTNRAYAEFVADTRAESPMYWEAEREGGWSRTAMGRREPLDPDQPVVHISWHEADAFARWAGKRLPSEEEWELAAAGADRERANLDQLAFGCAEAGAYADAPSDCGAVQMVGDVWEWTSSDFEAYPGFQAFPYREYSEAFFGDAHKVLRGGSWATRRNVIRTSFRNWDLPERRQLFAGLRCAKDA, from the coding sequence CTGGCCGAGGCGCGGCAGCGGACTCTTTGGCTGGTCGATCCGCTCTCCGACGAGCAGCTGAACAACGTCTATGCGCCGATCCTCAGCCCCCTGGCCTGGGACCTGGGCCACATCGCCAACTTCGAGGAGTTGTGGCTGGTGGAGACGGTGGGTCGCCAGGAGCCTCTGCACGGGGAACTGGGCCGCCTGTACAACGCGATCGAGAACCCAAGGGCGACCCGCGGCAAGCTGCCGATCCTTCGCGGCGACAAGCTTCGCGTCTACCTCAGCGAGGTGCGCGAGCGTGCGCTGGACGTCCTCGCCCGGGTCGACCTCGATTCGATCGAGGACCCGCTGGTGGCCGGGGGCTTCGTCTACGAGATGCTGATCGCCCACGAGCACCAGCACAACGAGACCATGCTGCAGCTGATCCAGCTGGTTGAGGGCTACGAGCCAGGGCAGATCGAACGGCCGCCGCCGGCCGACTCCGAAGGGCCGGAGATGGTGCTCGTCGAGGGTGGGGGAGTGGAGATCGGCGCCGCTGAGAGCGGCTTCGCGTACGACAACGAACGTCCTCGCCATGTGGTCGAGGTGGAGCCGTTCTGGATTGACCGCACGCCGGTCACCAACCGCGCCTATGCCGAGTTCGTCGCCGATACGCGGGCCGAGTCCCCCATGTACTGGGAAGCCGAGCGGGAGGGAGGGTGGTCTCGCACGGCGATGGGGCGCCGCGAGCCGCTCGACCCCGACCAGCCCGTGGTCCACATCTCCTGGCACGAGGCCGACGCCTTCGCCCGCTGGGCGGGCAAGCGGCTACCCAGCGAGGAGGAATGGGAGCTGGCGGCCGCGGGAGCCGATCGAGAGCGCGCCAACCTCGATCAGCTCGCCTTCGGCTGCGCCGAGGCGGGCGCCTATGCAGACGCGCCATCCGACTGCGGGGCGGTGCAGATGGTCGGCGACGTCTGGGAGTGGACCAGCTCCGACTTCGAGGCCTACCCCGGCTTTCAGGCCTTCCCCTATCGTGAGTACTCCGAGGCATTCTTTGGCGACGCCCACAAGGTGTTGCGCGGGGGCTCCTGGGCGACCCGCCGCAATGTGATCCGAACCAGCTTCCGCAACTGGGACCTCCCCGAGCGTCGGCAGCTCTTCGCCGGGCTGCGCTGCGCGAAGGACGCTTGA
- a CDS encoding LLM class F420-dependent oxidoreductase, producing the protein MSRWGLTVPLPNLPLREHAELVRRAEAAGYTDLWSGETAGPDGFTPLALSATWTERTRLGTGVVGVFTRGPALLAQQAAALSDASNGRFVLGIGASSDRIVEGWNQIPFEKPLTKMSQTLEFLRTAFSGERTSTGFKLEQAPAEPPPIVLAALRGKMLRLAVEKADGAFTNFLPLAALPKVTEQLEGAPQGFELACRFFCVPGDRDQFEPLARFMFASYVTVPVYEAFFRWLGYGEQIDEMAAAWKAKDREAAVGAAPWEVIEDTFIFGTPEEILDRLKAYVAGGITLPVLTPITTPDKLGELIEALAPS; encoded by the coding sequence ATGAGCCGCTGGGGGCTGACGGTGCCACTGCCCAACCTTCCGCTGCGCGAGCACGCGGAGTTGGTTCGCCGCGCCGAGGCGGCCGGCTACACCGACCTGTGGAGCGGCGAGACAGCGGGGCCCGACGGCTTCACGCCGCTGGCGCTGTCCGCCACCTGGACGGAGCGGACCCGCCTCGGCACCGGGGTGGTCGGTGTCTTCACCCGCGGGCCTGCGCTGCTGGCGCAGCAGGCGGCCGCCCTTTCCGACGCCAGCAACGGCCGGTTCGTGCTCGGCATCGGCGCCTCCTCGGACCGGATTGTCGAGGGCTGGAACCAGATTCCGTTCGAGAAGCCGCTGACCAAGATGTCGCAGACGCTCGAGTTCCTGCGGACCGCGTTCTCCGGGGAGCGCACGTCGACGGGCTTCAAGCTCGAGCAGGCGCCCGCGGAGCCCCCGCCGATCGTGCTAGCGGCGCTGCGGGGCAAGATGCTCAGGCTGGCGGTCGAGAAGGCGGACGGTGCGTTCACGAACTTTCTCCCGCTGGCGGCGCTTCCAAAGGTCACCGAGCAGCTCGAGGGAGCCCCGCAGGGCTTCGAGCTGGCGTGCCGCTTCTTCTGCGTGCCGGGCGACCGGGACCAGTTCGAGCCCCTGGCCCGGTTCATGTTCGCCTCCTACGTCACCGTGCCCGTCTACGAGGCGTTCTTTCGCTGGCTCGGCTACGGCGAGCAGATCGACGAGATGGCCGCCGCCTGGAAGGCGAAGGACCGCGAGGCAGCCGTCGGCGCCGCGCCCTGGGAGGTAATCGAGGACACCTTCATCTTCGGCACGCCCGAGGAGATACTCGATCGGCTCAAGGCATACGTGGCGGGCGGCATCACCCTGCCGGTCCTGACCCCGATCACCACTCCCGACAAGCTCGGCGAGCTGATCGAGGCGCTGGCCCCAAGCTAG
- the egtD gene encoding L-histidine N(alpha)-methyltransferase — MDPLNTTVAREPIAIDIHLPPGGPLSGMAADVRAGLTKPFKELSPRYFYDERGSELFEAITALPEYYPTRAERAILEHHAAGICATAGNPTTLIELGSGSASKTRVLLDAMREAGCLEAYAPVDISEQITRDTAEAVAGEYRITVHGLVCDFERDLERIPLAGPRVIAFLGGTIGNFEPAQRASFLARVANLLGPDDHFLLGTDLVKDRDSLEAAYNDPAGVTAAFNKNVLNVLNRELGGDFDLDAFEHVAFWDHENLWVDIRLRSLARQVVHISSLGMSVAFDRGEEMRTEISTKFAREGLGGIYAEAGLEMVEWWTDPDELFALSLARPAN, encoded by the coding sequence GTGGATCCGCTGAACACCACCGTCGCCCGCGAGCCAATCGCCATCGACATCCACCTGCCACCCGGCGGGCCCCTGTCGGGAATGGCCGCGGACGTGCGCGCCGGTCTCACGAAGCCCTTCAAGGAGCTCTCCCCGCGCTACTTCTACGACGAGCGCGGTTCGGAGCTGTTCGAGGCGATCACCGCGCTGCCCGAGTACTACCCGACTCGCGCTGAGCGCGCGATCCTCGAGCACCACGCCGCCGGGATCTGTGCGACGGCGGGAAACCCCACCACGCTGATCGAGCTCGGGTCCGGCTCGGCGAGCAAGACCCGCGTCCTGCTCGACGCGATGCGCGAGGCCGGCTGTCTCGAGGCATACGCACCGGTGGACATCTCGGAGCAGATCACACGCGACACTGCGGAGGCGGTCGCCGGCGAGTACAGGATCACCGTGCATGGTCTCGTCTGCGACTTCGAGCGCGACCTGGAGCGAATACCGCTCGCAGGGCCGCGAGTGATCGCCTTCCTCGGGGGAACGATCGGGAACTTCGAGCCCGCGCAGCGCGCCAGCTTCCTGGCGCGGGTTGCGAACCTCCTCGGACCGGACGATCACTTTCTGCTCGGCACCGACCTCGTCAAGGATCGCGATTCCCTGGAGGCCGCCTACAACGACCCCGCCGGGGTGACGGCTGCGTTCAACAAGAACGTGCTCAACGTGCTCAACCGCGAGCTCGGCGGCGACTTCGACCTCGACGCGTTCGAGCACGTTGCCTTTTGGGACCACGAGAACCTCTGGGTGGATATCCGCCTACGCTCGCTCGCACGTCAGGTGGTCCACATCTCTTCGCTCGGAATGAGCGTCGCGTTCGATCGCGGGGAGGAGATGAGGACGGAGATCTCGACCAAGTTCGCCCGGGAGGGACTCGGCGGCATCTACGCCGAGGCGGGCCTCGAGATGGTCGAGTGGTGGACCGACCCCGACGAGCTCTTCGCCCTGTCGCTCGCCCGCCCGGCGAACTAG